The proteins below are encoded in one region of Arthrobacter sp. CJ23:
- the rho gene encoding transcription termination factor Rho, whose amino-acid sequence MTETTELSSAVDTTTSAAESSTAAPTKSSGLAGLKLAQLQALASQLGISGGSRMRKGDLVTAISAHRAGSTTAKAPARATASKAPAAAVAAETAPAAAAVEAPAQEGTRGRGRGRSRRATSDGVVAAPAAEVVEAAPAAAAAIEAPAAEAGEAAGERRQPRTRNRRRGEAAAAPAEAGEGQPAEQREQRAEQQPREQRTEQREQRAEQQPREQRTEQREQRAEQQPREQRTEQREQAADANERRDTTRTRRNRRDRNDQQDNRRGPQDNRDGNTRSDRFRDRNERRRGRAQGPDVDDVEVTEDDVLLPVAGILDVLENYAFIRTSGYLPGANDVYVSLAQVKKYNLRKGDAVVGAIRAPREGEDRSQQSARQKFNALVRVTSVNGKTQEELKDRVEFAKLVPLYPSERLRLETDPKKIGPRVIDLVAPIGKGQRGLIVSPPKAGKTLILQSIANAITTNNPEVHLMMVLVDERPEEVTDMQRTVKGEVIASTFDRPADDHTTVAELSIERAKRLVEMGMDVVVLLDSMTRLGRAYNLAAPASGRILSGGVDSAALYPPKRFFGAARNIENGGSLTILATALVETGSKMDEVIFEEFKGTGNMELRLSRQLADKRIFPAVDVNASGTRREENLLSPEEVKIMWKLRRVLSGLEQQQSLELLTNKIRETQSNVEFLMQVQKTTLGAKSDLDK is encoded by the coding sequence GTGACAGAAACCACTGAGCTGTCTTCAGCTGTGGACACAACAACTTCTGCTGCCGAGTCGTCAACGGCTGCACCCACCAAGAGCAGCGGCCTTGCCGGCCTTAAGCTTGCACAGCTGCAGGCTCTTGCCAGCCAGCTGGGTATTTCGGGTGGGTCCCGCATGCGAAAGGGTGATCTGGTCACAGCCATTTCCGCCCACCGTGCCGGTTCGACTACCGCCAAGGCTCCGGCCAGGGCAACCGCCAGCAAGGCTCCGGCCGCTGCCGTTGCCGCGGAGACTGCCCCTGCCGCCGCAGCCGTCGAGGCTCCGGCGCAGGAAGGCACCCGTGGCCGCGGCCGCGGACGCAGCCGCCGCGCCACCAGCGACGGCGTCGTGGCCGCTCCTGCAGCCGAAGTTGTCGAAGCAGCTCCGGCAGCTGCCGCCGCCATCGAGGCCCCTGCCGCTGAAGCCGGCGAGGCAGCCGGCGAACGCCGCCAGCCCCGCACCCGCAACCGCCGCCGCGGCGAAGCCGCTGCAGCACCCGCAGAGGCCGGCGAAGGCCAGCCCGCTGAGCAGCGCGAACAGCGTGCGGAGCAGCAGCCCCGTGAGCAGCGCACGGAACAGCGCGAACAGCGTGCGGAGCAGCAGCCTCGTGAGCAGCGCACGGAACAGCGTGAGCAGCGTGCGGAGCAGCAGCCTCGTGAGCAGCGCACGGAACAGCGCGAGCAGGCTGCCGATGCCAACGAGCGCCGTGACACCACGCGCACACGCCGCAACCGCCGCGACCGCAATGACCAGCAGGACAACCGCCGCGGCCCGCAGGACAACCGCGACGGCAACACCCGCAGCGACCGCTTCCGCGACCGCAACGAGCGCCGCCGCGGCCGCGCCCAGGGTCCCGACGTCGACGACGTCGAGGTCACCGAGGACGACGTCCTGCTGCCCGTTGCCGGCATCCTGGACGTGCTGGAGAACTACGCGTTCATCCGCACCTCCGGCTACCTGCCCGGTGCAAACGACGTCTACGTGTCCCTCGCCCAGGTCAAGAAGTACAACCTGCGCAAGGGCGACGCCGTCGTCGGTGCAATCCGCGCCCCGCGTGAAGGCGAAGACCGCAGCCAGCAGTCCGCCCGCCAGAAGTTCAACGCACTCGTCCGCGTCACCTCGGTCAACGGCAAGACGCAGGAAGAGCTGAAGGACCGCGTCGAGTTCGCCAAGCTGGTTCCGCTGTACCCGTCCGAGCGCCTGCGCCTGGAGACGGACCCGAAGAAGATCGGCCCCCGTGTCATCGACCTCGTTGCCCCGATCGGCAAGGGCCAGCGTGGCCTGATCGTCTCCCCGCCCAAGGCCGGCAAGACGCTCATCCTGCAGTCCATCGCGAACGCGATCACCACCAACAACCCTGAGGTCCACCTTATGATGGTGCTGGTCGACGAACGTCCCGAAGAAGTCACGGACATGCAGCGCACCGTCAAGGGCGAGGTCATTGCCTCCACCTTCGACCGTCCCGCAGACGACCACACCACCGTGGCCGAGCTCTCCATCGAACGCGCCAAGCGCCTCGTGGAAATGGGCATGGACGTGGTGGTCCTCCTGGACTCCATGACCCGCCTGGGCCGTGCCTACAACCTGGCAGCACCGGCCTCCGGCCGCATCCTGTCCGGTGGTGTCGATTCCGCCGCGCTGTACCCGCCGAAGCGCTTCTTCGGTGCGGCCCGCAACATCGAAAACGGTGGCTCGCTCACCATCCTGGCAACCGCCCTCGTGGAGACCGGTTCCAAGATGGACGAGGTCATCTTCGAAGAGTTCAAGGGCACCGGCAACATGGAGCTCCGCCTGTCCCGCCAATTGGCGGACAAGCGCATCTTCCCGGCAGTGGACGTCAACGCGTCCGGCACCCGCCGCGAGGAAAACCTGCTTTCTCCCGAGGAAGTCAAGATCATGTGGAAGCTGCGCCGCGTCCTTTCCGGCCTGGAGCAGCAGCAGAGCCTTGAGCTGCTGACCAACAAGATCCGGGAGACCCAGAGCAACGTCGAGTTCCTCATGCAGGTTCAGAAGACGACGCTCGGAGCGAAGTCGGACCTCGACAAGTAG
- the thrB gene encoding homoserine kinase, producing METTQPTATDRELVAAGQRLTVRVPGTSANLGPGYDSLGLALSIYDTLTVETLSTGELEFELSGEGADTLPRDGSHLVVRAIELALERLGFRHNGLKIIADNVNPHGRGLGSSASAVVAAVTAANALVPAESRQDRDWILQLTSEMEGHPDNVAPAIFGGLALSWQDSEQYSSTRADVAASVIPVVAVPDYELSTETARGLLPASVGHHAAAMNSGRAALLIHALTTQPEYLLPGTEDYLHQSYRAAAMRPSAELIAALRAAGHAAVVSGAGPTVMVLANGEAEAARVTALIEAFTTENTPGVGWRVMTLAVDVEGATVELHRR from the coding sequence GTGGAAACAACGCAGCCCACCGCGACTGATCGTGAACTTGTCGCGGCAGGCCAGCGGCTCACCGTCAGGGTCCCTGGTACAAGCGCCAACCTGGGCCCCGGCTATGACAGCCTGGGCCTGGCCCTGTCGATCTACGACACCCTGACGGTGGAAACGCTCAGCACCGGAGAGCTCGAATTCGAGCTCTCCGGTGAGGGCGCCGACACCCTTCCCCGCGACGGCAGCCACCTGGTGGTCCGTGCCATTGAGCTGGCGCTCGAGCGCCTCGGTTTCCGGCACAACGGCCTGAAGATCATCGCGGACAACGTCAACCCGCACGGGCGTGGCCTGGGCTCCTCGGCGTCTGCCGTTGTTGCCGCCGTGACCGCCGCGAACGCCCTGGTGCCCGCGGAATCCCGGCAGGACCGTGACTGGATCCTGCAGCTGACCAGCGAAATGGAAGGCCACCCGGACAACGTCGCTCCCGCGATCTTCGGCGGACTGGCGCTGTCATGGCAGGACAGCGAGCAGTACAGCAGCACGCGTGCCGATGTGGCGGCGTCGGTCATTCCAGTCGTCGCCGTACCCGACTACGAACTGTCCACTGAAACCGCGCGGGGCCTGCTGCCGGCGTCCGTGGGCCACCACGCGGCCGCCATGAACTCCGGGCGGGCCGCCCTGCTGATCCACGCGCTGACCACGCAGCCGGAATACCTGCTGCCGGGCACGGAGGACTACCTGCACCAGAGCTACCGTGCAGCGGCCATGCGTCCCAGCGCCGAGCTGATCGCAGCCCTGCGCGCGGCCGGCCACGCGGCCGTCGTCTCCGGCGCCGGCCCCACGGTCATGGTCCTTGCTAACGGCGAGGCCGAGGCCGCACGGGTCACCGCACTGATCGAAGCTTTCACCACAGAAAACACCCCCGGTGTTGGCTGGCGTGTGATGACGCTGGCAGTGGACGTTGAAGGTGCTACAGTGGAACTGCACCGGCGGTAA